In one Planctomycetota bacterium genomic region, the following are encoded:
- a CDS encoding CoA transferase gives MTSQPLPLAGIRVLDLSRILAGPVCTQVLADLGADVVKIERPGQGDDTRHWGPPFVAGLADGSRGPSAYFLSCNRNKRSLALDLASAAGREVLDGLVGRADVLVENFLADSLPTLGLTPDRLRQLNPRLVCCSISAYGRQGPLAGVPGYDLMIQAGSGLMGITGDAAGAPMKVGVAITDVLTGLYTATSALAGLLARERGQPARAFDLALADCTLASLVNVAQSTLLTGQRPQRWGNAHPQIVPYEVFPTADGYVVLAIGADRQWVRFCQRVGRDEWTTDVRFATNPARVEHRTVLVPLVDHVMRTRTTADWQQALTEAEVPHTVVVPLDQAVHAPHVVARQMIHTVTDRAGRSYQLLGSPIHWSDAERAPPSAPPELGEHTDEVLIEWLGYTPAQITTLRQQNVIAG, from the coding sequence ATGACGTCGCAACCTTTGCCGCTAGCTGGGATTCGAGTGCTCGACCTGTCGCGCATTCTGGCCGGCCCGGTCTGTACGCAAGTGCTGGCCGATCTGGGGGCCGACGTGGTCAAGATCGAGCGGCCGGGGCAGGGGGACGACACTCGGCATTGGGGCCCGCCGTTCGTTGCCGGCCTTGCCGACGGAAGCCGCGGCCCGAGCGCGTATTTTCTGTCGTGCAACCGGAACAAGCGTTCGCTGGCCTTGGACCTGGCGTCGGCCGCCGGGCGCGAAGTCCTCGACGGACTGGTCGGCCGGGCCGACGTGCTGGTCGAAAACTTCCTGGCCGACTCGCTTCCCACGCTCGGCCTGACGCCCGATCGCTTGCGGCAATTGAACCCGCGGCTGGTCTGCTGCTCGATTTCGGCTTATGGACGCCAAGGGCCGCTGGCCGGCGTGCCGGGCTATGACCTGATGATTCAGGCGGGCAGCGGCTTGATGGGGATCACTGGCGACGCGGCCGGCGCGCCGATGAAAGTCGGCGTGGCCATCACCGATGTTTTGACCGGCTTGTACACGGCGACCAGTGCGCTGGCTGGGCTGCTGGCTCGCGAGCGGGGACAACCAGCCCGGGCGTTTGACCTGGCCCTGGCCGATTGCACCTTGGCGTCGCTGGTGAACGTGGCCCAAAGCACGCTCCTCACCGGGCAGCGTCCGCAACGGTGGGGGAACGCCCATCCGCAAATCGTCCCGTACGAGGTTTTCCCCACGGCCGATGGCTACGTGGTGCTGGCCATCGGGGCCGATCGGCAATGGGTGCGGTTCTGCCAACGTGTCGGGCGCGATGAATGGACGACCGACGTGCGGTTCGCGACGAACCCCGCGCGCGTGGAACATCGCACCGTGCTGGTGCCGCTGGTCGATCATGTGATGCGCACACGCACGACGGCCGACTGGCAGCAAGCCCTCACCGAGGCCGAAGTGCCCCACACGGTTGTCGTGCCGCTGGATCAGGCGGTCCACGCGCCGCATGTCGTCGCGCGGCAGATGATCCACACGGTCACCGATCGCGCTGGGCGCAGCTACCAATTGCTCGGCAGCCCCATCCACTGGTCCGACGCGGAGCGCGCCCCACCAAGTGCGCCGCCGGAACTTGGCGAACACACCGACGAAGTCCTCATCGAATGGCTCGGCTACACACCAGCCCAAATCACCACGTTGCGTCAGCAGAACGTGATCGCTGGTTAA
- a CDS encoding 3-dehydroquinate synthase: MSKPASRTVAVSLGPRSYTIEIGAGTLAGVADFLQARRKTSHVVIVTDENVETTHGNQVAEYLDGADIAVDLVVVEPGEETKSVDVANQIWQKMLEVEADRKSIVMAIGGGVVGDLAGFVAASYARGIGFVQIPTTLLAQVDSSVGGKVGVNLPRAKNMVGAFWQPLGVLIDTDVLATLGDREYRCGLAEVVKYGVILDADFFAELEANKAGLVNRHADTLERVIARSCELKAQVVTQDEREETGLRAVLNYGHTFAHAIEAIAGYGQFQHGEAVSIGMICASLLAERLGRIDSETTRRQFELLRHLGLPVQLPALDHDRLIQAMRHDKKVEHGKLRFVLPSKLGHVELVGDVDVAHVRAVLKDASA; this comes from the coding sequence GTGAGTAAGCCGGCGTCACGCACCGTCGCGGTGTCGCTCGGCCCGCGCAGTTACACCATCGAAATCGGCGCTGGCACGCTGGCCGGCGTGGCCGATTTTCTGCAAGCGCGGCGCAAAACCTCGCACGTCGTCATCGTCACCGATGAAAACGTCGAGACGACCCACGGCAACCAGGTGGCCGAATATCTGGACGGTGCCGACATTGCCGTCGACTTGGTCGTGGTCGAACCGGGGGAAGAGACCAAGTCGGTCGACGTCGCCAACCAGATCTGGCAAAAGATGCTCGAGGTCGAGGCCGACCGCAAAAGCATCGTCATGGCCATCGGTGGCGGAGTGGTCGGCGATCTGGCCGGCTTTGTGGCCGCGTCGTACGCACGAGGGATCGGCTTTGTGCAGATTCCGACCACGCTCTTGGCCCAGGTCGACAGCTCGGTCGGCGGCAAGGTCGGCGTGAACCTGCCGCGGGCCAAGAACATGGTCGGCGCGTTCTGGCAACCGCTGGGCGTGCTGATCGACACCGACGTGCTGGCGACGCTGGGCGATCGCGAGTATCGCTGCGGCCTGGCCGAAGTGGTGAAGTACGGCGTGATTCTGGACGCTGACTTCTTCGCCGAACTCGAAGCCAACAAGGCCGGGCTCGTGAATCGGCATGCCGACACGCTCGAACGGGTGATCGCCCGCAGTTGCGAGCTCAAGGCGCAAGTCGTCACGCAAGACGAACGCGAAGAGACGGGCCTGCGGGCGGTGCTCAACTATGGCCACACATTCGCCCACGCCATCGAAGCGATTGCCGGCTATGGCCAGTTCCAGCACGGCGAAGCAGTGTCGATCGGCATGATCTGCGCCAGCCTTCTAGCCGAGCGGCTGGGACGGATCGACAGCGAAACCACCCGGCGACAGTTTGAGTTGCTCCGACATTTGGGCCTGCCGGTGCAATTGCCGGCGCTCGACCACGACCGGCTGATCCAGGCGATGCGACACGACAAGAAAGTCGAGCACGGCAAGCTGCGGTTCGTCTTGCCGTCGAAGCTCGGCCACGTGGAACTCGTCGGCGATGTCGACGTGGCCCACGTCCGCGCAGTGTTGAAGGACGCTTCGGCTTGA
- a CDS encoding HAD-IA family hydrolase — protein MTPAATPIAAVLFDAVGTLLHARPTVAEAYHVAGARHGSRYGLADLKYRFRAALAAEEARDAERNQRTDEALERQRWQRIVAAVFDDVPDTSPVFEQLWDHFALADSWQLDAAAETILTHVGALRLPVGMASNFDARLRGICERLPALRSVDRLFISSEIGWRKPGADFFAAVASRLELPPEQLLLVGDDLTNDYLAARAAGWQAIWLSPQPHDHVPELDRATSLAHAAPIITQRAPTLLPRGEGGRRPDEGQV, from the coding sequence ATGACGCCGGCCGCGACGCCCATTGCCGCGGTGTTGTTCGACGCCGTCGGCACCCTGCTGCACGCGCGACCCACCGTGGCCGAAGCGTACCACGTGGCCGGTGCGCGGCACGGCTCGCGGTACGGGCTGGCTGACTTGAAGTACCGCTTCCGCGCCGCCCTGGCGGCCGAGGAAGCGCGCGACGCCGAGCGCAATCAGCGAACCGACGAAGCGCTGGAACGCCAGCGCTGGCAGCGGATCGTCGCCGCGGTCTTCGACGACGTGCCTGACACTTCGCCCGTCTTCGAGCAACTGTGGGACCACTTCGCCCTTGCTGACTCTTGGCAGTTGGACGCCGCGGCGGAAACGATCCTGACGCACGTGGGCGCTTTAAGATTGCCGGTGGGTATGGCGTCGAACTTCGACGCCCGGCTGCGCGGCATCTGTGAGCGATTGCCGGCGCTGCGGTCGGTCGACCGGCTGTTCATCTCGTCGGAAATCGGCTGGCGCAAGCCGGGTGCCGACTTCTTTGCCGCCGTGGCCAGTCGGCTGGAGTTGCCGCCCGAGCAGTTGCTACTAGTCGGTGACGATCTGACGAACGACTATCTGGCCGCCCGGGCCGCCGGTTGGCAGGCGATCTGGCTGTCCCCCCAGCCGCACGATCACGTGCCAGAACTCGACCGCGCGACGTCACTGGCCCACGCGGCTCCCATCATTACCCAGCGTGCACCAACCCTTCTCCCCCGGGGAGAAGGTGGCCGAAGGCCGGATGAGGGTCAAGTCTGA
- a CDS encoding site-2 protease family protein, which yields MYLIASLSDKVLWFFTPANWPLMASVVAGLGFVIFVHELGHFLVAKWCGVKCEKFYLGFDPYGLRFARFRWGETEYGIGVIPFGGYVKMLGQDDNPQNMADEMDRSRQGDEHHVPHGDLPAEPTSESPVAHDPRSYLAKTVPQRMAIISAGVIMNLIFAYVMATIAYGLGVEEIANVVGGTVPGTTSWQVGLPLGAKFLEIGGKRSQVFRDLKESVSLSRVEDDLKTVVLFPGEKEPRPVILHPRSEADSPPTIGVAMAYRLEFGNEVVARPHSAASQASPALKPKDRVEAVNGQRVHNQAEFAAICLRDADKPLELSVKRTDGDKVADVKCTVPPQTMRDFGLTVTAGPIVAIQNNSPAAAAKLEVGERIVNIDGQPAGDPLTLAERLRQLGTKEVKLELSREKDGQTTTRTVPVTLRAAEWIDVISPAAPISVPALGVAFRVLSTVQAVEPGSPADKAEIKVGDRLVSAFVGPRTEKTKDDYQDWEDQLYKFDDQKFNWAYFHDELLQSINPTCPIEMTVESNKTERKVALVPRLNDHRFSDDRGFLFLRVSVLQKGETFGEAVQLGAARATDSVFLIYRVLQRLFQGRLPANQFGGPIEIFKQAGYAAQAGLASFLLFCTMLSANLAVVNFLPIPVLDGGHMVFLTLEGIRRKPVSERVMIGFQYAGLLFILTLMVFVTYLDIGRLSGK from the coding sequence ATGTACTTGATCGCATCGCTGTCGGACAAGGTTTTGTGGTTCTTCACCCCGGCCAATTGGCCCCTGATGGCCTCGGTCGTCGCCGGCTTGGGGTTCGTCATTTTCGTCCATGAGCTGGGGCACTTCCTGGTCGCCAAGTGGTGCGGCGTGAAGTGCGAGAAGTTCTACCTGGGCTTCGATCCCTACGGGCTGCGCTTCGCGCGTTTCCGCTGGGGCGAAACCGAGTACGGCATCGGCGTGATCCCATTCGGCGGTTACGTGAAGATGCTGGGGCAGGACGACAATCCCCAGAACATGGCCGACGAAATGGATCGCTCGCGGCAAGGGGACGAGCATCATGTGCCGCACGGCGACTTGCCGGCCGAGCCCACATCCGAATCGCCCGTGGCGCACGACCCGCGCAGCTACTTGGCCAAGACGGTGCCGCAGCGGATGGCGATCATCTCGGCCGGCGTGATCATGAACCTGATCTTCGCGTACGTGATGGCAACGATCGCCTACGGGCTGGGCGTGGAAGAAATCGCCAACGTCGTCGGCGGAACCGTGCCGGGCACTACGTCGTGGCAAGTTGGTTTGCCGCTGGGGGCCAAGTTCCTCGAAATCGGCGGCAAGCGAAGCCAGGTCTTCCGCGACTTGAAAGAAAGCGTCTCGCTGAGCCGCGTCGAAGACGATCTGAAAACGGTCGTGCTGTTCCCCGGCGAGAAGGAGCCGCGGCCCGTCATTCTGCACCCGCGTAGCGAAGCCGATTCGCCGCCGACGATTGGCGTGGCGATGGCTTATCGGTTGGAGTTCGGCAACGAAGTGGTGGCGCGCCCCCACTCGGCGGCCAGCCAGGCGTCGCCAGCGCTCAAGCCGAAGGATCGCGTCGAAGCCGTCAACGGCCAGCGCGTGCATAACCAGGCCGAGTTCGCGGCGATTTGTCTGCGCGACGCCGACAAGCCGTTGGAGCTGTCAGTCAAGCGAACCGACGGAGATAAAGTGGCGGACGTCAAGTGTACGGTGCCGCCGCAAACGATGCGTGATTTCGGGCTCACCGTCACGGCTGGCCCCATCGTCGCCATTCAAAACAATTCGCCGGCTGCCGCCGCCAAGCTGGAAGTGGGCGAGCGGATCGTCAACATCGACGGGCAGCCCGCGGGCGATCCGCTGACGCTGGCCGAGCGCCTGCGACAACTGGGCACGAAGGAAGTGAAGTTGGAGCTTTCGCGCGAGAAAGATGGCCAGACCACGACACGCACGGTGCCGGTCACGTTGCGCGCCGCCGAATGGATCGACGTGATCAGCCCGGCTGCGCCGATTTCAGTGCCGGCGCTGGGAGTCGCCTTTCGCGTCCTGTCCACGGTCCAAGCGGTTGAGCCGGGCAGCCCGGCGGATAAAGCAGAGATCAAGGTGGGCGATCGGCTGGTGTCGGCCTTTGTCGGGCCGCGCACCGAGAAGACCAAGGACGACTATCAGGACTGGGAAGATCAGCTCTACAAGTTCGACGACCAGAAGTTCAACTGGGCTTACTTCCACGATGAACTTTTGCAATCGATCAACCCAACGTGTCCGATCGAGATGACGGTCGAATCGAACAAGACCGAGCGCAAAGTGGCGCTCGTTCCGCGGCTGAACGATCATCGTTTTTCGGACGATCGTGGGTTTCTGTTCCTGCGAGTTTCCGTGCTGCAAAAGGGCGAGACGTTCGGTGAAGCGGTCCAATTGGGTGCCGCTCGGGCCACGGACTCGGTCTTCTTGATCTATCGCGTCTTGCAGCGCCTGTTCCAAGGTCGTCTGCCGGCCAACCAGTTCGGCGGACCGATCGAAATCTTCAAGCAGGCCGGCTACGCGGCCCAGGCAGGCCTGGCCAGCTTCTTGCTGTTCTGCACCATGCTTAGCGCCAACCTGGCGGTGGTCAACTTTCTGCCCATTCCGGTCCTCGACGGCGGGCACATGGTCTTCCTGACCTTGGAAGGGATCCGCCGCAAGCCGGTCAGCGAGCGCGTGATGATCGGCTTCCAGTACGCCGGGCTGCTGTTCATCCTGACGCTGATGGTCTTTGTCACCTACCTGGACATCGGCCGGCTTTCCGGAAAGTAG
- a CDS encoding 1-deoxy-D-xylulose-5-phosphate reductoisomerase translates to MPSEARQVAVLGSTGSIGRNALEVIAASHGTLRAAGLAACSSTQLLAEQARQHMPAWVAVADPSAAARQDWSDLPLGVKVHTGAETFEQLVRQPEVDVVLSAIVGSAGLRSTWAALDAGKTVALANKETLVVAGPLMMDLARRRNARLLPVDSEHSAVFQSLQAGRSQEVERIVLTASGGPFRTYSREQLEHVTVEQALAHPNWRMGPKITVDSATMMNKALEIIEARWLFDIDVDRISVMVHPQSVIHALVEFVDGSVIAQLSPPDMKLPIQYALNWPNRTVGPAARVDWTRGQRLELEPPDVERFPALLLGHEVARAGGTAGAVVNAANEAAVAAFLAGELRFTEIVPACRSVLEHHHFESSPSLERLLELDAWARQEISRWVCT, encoded by the coding sequence GCTCCGTGCCGCCGGCCTGGCTGCTTGCAGCAGCACTCAATTGCTGGCCGAGCAGGCGCGACAGCACATGCCCGCTTGGGTCGCCGTGGCCGATCCATCGGCCGCCGCGCGGCAAGACTGGTCCGATCTGCCCCTGGGCGTCAAGGTTCACACCGGGGCCGAGACGTTCGAGCAGTTGGTGCGCCAGCCCGAGGTCGATGTTGTCTTATCGGCCATCGTCGGCAGCGCCGGCTTGCGCAGCACGTGGGCCGCGCTCGACGCCGGCAAGACCGTGGCCCTGGCCAATAAAGAGACGCTGGTGGTGGCTGGCCCGCTGATGATGGACCTGGCCCGGCGGCGCAACGCCCGCCTTTTGCCCGTCGACAGCGAACATAGTGCCGTGTTCCAGTCCCTGCAGGCCGGTCGATCACAGGAGGTCGAGCGGATCGTCCTGACGGCCAGCGGCGGCCCCTTCCGGACCTACAGCCGGGAACAACTCGAACACGTGACGGTCGAACAGGCGCTGGCCCATCCCAATTGGCGGATGGGACCCAAGATTACGGTCGACTCGGCCACGATGATGAACAAGGCGCTCGAGATCATCGAAGCCCGCTGGCTGTTCGACATCGACGTCGATCGGATTTCGGTGATGGTTCACCCCCAATCGGTGATCCACGCCCTGGTCGAGTTCGTCGATGGTTCGGTGATTGCCCAACTGAGCCCGCCGGACATGAAATTGCCCATTCAGTATGCGCTGAATTGGCCGAATCGGACGGTTGGACCGGCGGCCCGGGTCGATTGGACCCGCGGACAGCGCCTGGAATTGGAACCACCGGATGTGGAGCGTTTTCCGGCCCTTTTGTTAGGGCACGAAGTGGCCCGTGCCGGCGGTACAGCCGGTGCAGTTGTCAATGCCGCTAACGAAGCCGCGGTAGCGGCTTTTTTGGCGGGCGAGCTAAGATTTACCGAGATCGTTCCGGCCTGTCGGAGCGTGCTGGAACATCATCACTTTGAATCGTCGCCGTCGCTCGAGCGGTTGCTTGAACTCGACGCTTGGGCGCGCCAGGAGATATCACGTTGGGTATGTACTTGA